The Parafrankia irregularis genome contains a region encoding:
- the aspS gene encoding aspartate--tRNA ligase has protein sequence MSTASSTPGTHSTAMRTHLCGDLRLDNAGQRVTVCGWVAHRRQHGQSLMFVDLRDHSGLLQCVVDGSVDARSEYVLRITGTVSVRPEGTANPGLATGDVELTDCSVEVLSTATPPPFPLDERADSVEEGTRLAYRYLDLRRERMQRNLRTRSAVLGALRSAFADSGFVEVETPLLMPSTPEGAREFVVPSRQFPGSFYALPQSPQLFKQLLMVGGMDRYFQLARCLRDEDLRADRQYEFTQLDLEMSFVDVDDVLGVVSSAVLAAAGAAVAGSGRAMPPIERLTWHDAMNRFGVDKPDLRFGMELVELTAIFGNSGFKAFAGAPAIKGIRVPGGSATHNRKALDTLTDRAKKLGAKGLVWMRVAAAGALESPVAKFLSAEELAAIVTATQAQEGDLLLLVADEWETACEVLGQLRNDLGRPPAGEGELRFVWVVDFPLFVGVDATTGRPKPGHHPFTRPHPSDVEKMESDPLAVRSLAYDLVLNGWELGSGSIRIHESELQQRIFGLLGISPDEARQRFGFFLTPFGYGAPPHGGFAFGIDRLVAILAGEDNIREVIAFPKTQSGLDPMTGAPTTVDERQLRELGIRVVVPATVPQAAPSPRPAAAS, from the coding sequence ATGTCGACAGCCTCCAGCACGCCCGGAACGCACAGCACGGCGATGCGTACCCACCTGTGCGGCGATCTGCGGCTGGACAATGCCGGCCAGCGGGTCACGGTGTGCGGGTGGGTCGCCCACCGGCGCCAGCACGGCCAGTCGCTGATGTTCGTCGACCTGCGGGACCATTCCGGGCTGCTGCAGTGCGTCGTCGACGGCTCGGTCGACGCCCGCTCCGAGTACGTCCTGCGGATCACCGGCACCGTCTCCGTCCGGCCCGAGGGCACCGCCAACCCGGGCCTGGCGACGGGTGACGTCGAGCTGACGGACTGTTCGGTCGAGGTGCTCTCCACCGCGACGCCGCCGCCGTTCCCGCTCGACGAGCGGGCCGACTCCGTCGAGGAGGGCACCCGGCTCGCCTACCGCTACCTCGACCTGCGCCGCGAGCGGATGCAGCGCAACCTGCGCACCCGCTCGGCCGTGCTCGGCGCCCTGCGCTCCGCGTTCGCCGACAGCGGTTTCGTCGAGGTGGAGACGCCGCTGCTGATGCCGTCGACGCCGGAGGGCGCCCGCGAGTTCGTGGTTCCGTCCCGGCAGTTCCCGGGCAGCTTCTACGCCCTGCCGCAGTCGCCCCAGCTGTTCAAGCAGCTGCTGATGGTCGGCGGGATGGACCGGTACTTCCAGCTCGCCCGCTGCCTGCGGGACGAGGACCTGCGCGCCGACCGCCAGTACGAGTTCACCCAGCTCGACCTGGAGATGAGCTTCGTCGACGTGGACGATGTCCTGGGTGTGGTCTCCTCGGCCGTGCTGGCCGCGGCCGGGGCCGCCGTCGCGGGCTCCGGGCGGGCGATGCCCCCGATCGAGCGGCTGACCTGGCACGACGCCATGAACCGGTTCGGTGTCGACAAGCCGGACCTGCGTTTCGGGATGGAGCTCGTCGAGCTCACCGCGATCTTCGGGAACAGTGGTTTCAAGGCCTTCGCGGGTGCTCCCGCGATCAAGGGCATCCGGGTGCCCGGTGGGTCGGCCACCCACAACCGCAAGGCGCTCGACACGCTGACCGACCGTGCCAAGAAGCTGGGTGCCAAGGGCCTGGTGTGGATGCGGGTCGCCGCCGCCGGCGCGCTGGAGTCCCCGGTCGCCAAGTTCCTCTCCGCCGAGGAGCTCGCCGCGATCGTCACCGCGACGCAGGCCCAGGAAGGCGACCTGCTCCTGCTCGTCGCGGACGAGTGGGAGACGGCCTGCGAGGTGCTGGGCCAGCTGCGCAACGACCTGGGGCGCCCGCCCGCGGGCGAGGGTGAGCTGCGCTTCGTCTGGGTCGTGGACTTCCCGCTGTTCGTCGGCGTGGACGCCACCACCGGGCGGCCGAAGCCCGGGCATCACCCGTTCACCCGGCCGCATCCCAGCGACGTCGAGAAGATGGAGTCGGATCCGCTGGCCGTCCGCAGCCTTGCCTACGACCTGGTCCTGAACGGGTGGGAGCTGGGTTCGGGGTCGATCCGGATCCACGAGAGCGAGTTGCAGCAGCGGATCTTCGGCCTGCTCGGCATCTCACCCGACGAGGCGCGGCAGCGGTTCGGCTTCTTCCTGACCCCGTTCGGGTACGGCGCGCCGCCGCACGGTGGTTTCGCGTTCGGTATCGACCGCCTCGTCGCGATCCTCGCGGGCGAGGACAACATCCGCGAGGTCATCGCCTTCCCGAAGACCCAGTCCGGGCTGGACCCGATGACGGGCGCGCCGACCACCGTCGACGAGCGGCAGCTACGGGAGCTCGGCATCCGGGTGGTCGTGCCCGCGACCGTGCCGCAGGCCGCGCCCTCGCCGCGCCCCGCCGCGGCCTCCTGA
- a CDS encoding glutamate--cysteine ligase has translation MHIPFVSSPSSSLGIEWELELVDLQSRHLRCGATEILEDLRGKVGEEAAAKAKHELFESTIEVITGVCGSVPEALADLSGTVDPLRDLAERRGLGLMCSGTHPFSDYTTQRITTDDRYSRLVAQMQWLARRLLIFGVHVHVGVRSPAKAMPIVNALMSYIPHFLALSASSPYWKGTHTGLASSRSQIFESLPTAGLPYPLHDWAAFEQFMETLVTSGTIETIREVWWDIRPHPNFGTVELRICDGLPTLMEIGAVAALAQCLVDRMNTQLDRGYTLPAPHRWVVQENKWRAARYGLDAEIVVDDHGGVRPVRTEIEDLVDDLLPVARRLGCAEELGSVHRILADGASHARQETAARRAGGDLTAVVDTLLAEMNMGRPVTPG, from the coding sequence GTGCACATTCCCTTCGTTTCGTCGCCGAGTTCTAGCCTGGGAATCGAGTGGGAGCTGGAACTCGTCGACCTGCAGAGCCGCCATCTGCGTTGCGGCGCGACCGAGATCCTCGAGGACCTGCGCGGGAAGGTCGGCGAGGAAGCGGCGGCGAAGGCCAAGCACGAACTCTTCGAGTCCACGATCGAAGTGATCACCGGGGTGTGCGGATCCGTCCCGGAGGCGCTCGCGGACCTGAGTGGAACCGTCGACCCGCTGCGTGACCTGGCGGAACGGCGCGGCCTCGGCCTGATGTGCTCCGGAACTCATCCCTTCAGCGACTACACGACGCAGCGCATAACCACCGACGACCGCTACAGCCGGCTGGTGGCGCAGATGCAGTGGCTGGCCCGCCGGCTCCTCATCTTCGGGGTGCACGTACACGTGGGTGTCCGCTCGCCGGCGAAGGCGATGCCGATCGTGAACGCCCTGATGTCGTACATTCCGCATTTTCTCGCCCTGTCGGCGTCGTCGCCGTACTGGAAGGGCACGCACACCGGGCTCGCGTCATCACGCTCCCAGATCTTCGAGAGCCTGCCGACCGCCGGGCTGCCGTATCCGCTGCACGACTGGGCCGCCTTCGAGCAGTTCATGGAAACCCTGGTCACGTCCGGGACGATCGAGACGATCCGTGAGGTGTGGTGGGATATCCGCCCACACCCGAACTTCGGCACGGTGGAGCTGCGCATCTGCGACGGCCTGCCGACCCTGATGGAGATCGGGGCGGTCGCGGCCCTGGCCCAGTGCCTCGTCGACCGGATGAACACCCAGCTCGACCGTGGTTACACACTGCCGGCGCCGCACCGCTGGGTGGTTCAGGAGAACAAGTGGCGGGCCGCCCGCTACGGGCTCGACGCTGAGATCGTCGTGGATGACCACGGCGGGGTCCGCCCGGTGCGCACCGAGATCGAGGACCTCGTCGACGACCTTCTCCCGGTCGCCCGCCGGCTCGGCTGCGCCGAGGAGCTCGGCAGCGTCCACCGAATCCTGGCGGATGGTGCCAGCCACGCCCGGCAGGAGACCGCGGCCCGGCGGGCCGGCGGAGACCTTACCGCCGTGGTCGATACGCTGCTCGCCGAGATGAACATGGGGCGGCCAGTGACCCCCGGGTAG
- a CDS encoding purine-nucleoside phosphorylase — MAERGSIGGQPGAEAEASAARLAGVTGVDRHDVAIVLGSGWRPAADVLARAGGDVIDIPFSDLGGFPVSEVSGHTPKVRSIQVGGKWLLVFLGRVHPYEGHDLTRVVHTVRTACAAGARTVILTNAAGGLRSDMYVGQPVLIADHLNLTGRSPLVGPLFTDLTDAYSPRLRSLARTIEPGLAEGVYAALPGPHYETPAEIRMLRGLGADLVGMSTVHETIAARALGLEVLALSLVSNLAAGMTGTPLSHTEVLAAGAAAAERMGSILAKIVPSL; from the coding sequence GTGGCGGAACGTGGCAGCATCGGCGGGCAACCAGGGGCGGAGGCCGAGGCCTCGGCCGCCCGGCTGGCCGGTGTCACCGGGGTGGATCGGCATGACGTGGCAATCGTGCTGGGGTCGGGCTGGCGACCCGCCGCCGACGTCCTGGCGCGCGCCGGTGGGGACGTCATCGACATTCCCTTCTCCGACCTGGGCGGCTTTCCGGTGTCGGAGGTGTCCGGGCACACGCCGAAGGTCCGCTCCATCCAGGTCGGCGGAAAGTGGCTGCTGGTCTTCCTCGGCCGGGTGCACCCCTACGAGGGCCATGACCTCACCCGGGTCGTGCACACCGTCCGCACCGCGTGTGCCGCGGGTGCCCGCACCGTGATCCTGACGAACGCGGCCGGCGGGCTGCGGTCGGACATGTACGTCGGCCAGCCGGTGCTGATCGCCGACCATCTCAACCTGACCGGCCGCTCCCCGCTGGTAGGCCCGCTGTTCACCGACCTCACCGACGCCTATTCGCCGCGGCTGCGCTCACTCGCGCGCACCATCGAGCCCGGCCTGGCCGAAGGTGTCTACGCCGCGCTGCCCGGCCCCCACTACGAGACACCGGCGGAGATCCGCATGCTGCGCGGCCTCGGTGCCGACCTTGTCGGAATGTCCACGGTGCACGAGACGATCGCCGCGCGTGCCCTCGGGCTGGAGGTGCTGGCGCTGTCCCTGGTGTCGAACCTGGCCGCGGGGATGACCGGCACGCCGCTGAGCCACACCGAGGTGCTTGCCGCGGGTGCCGCCGCGGCCGAGCGGATGGGCTCGATCCTCGCGAAGATCGTCCCGTCGCTGTGA